The genomic stretch CACCATCTCGTCATGATGCTCGCGCAGCCACGCCATGAGCCGGCGATGGTCCGGACAGGTCCGGTCCTGCAGGGCGTGGAATCGCGGGCCGTGATTGAGGTGGGTCAGGTGGCACAGCTCGTGGCAGACCACCGCGTCGATCACCGCCGGCGGCGCCATGACCAGCCGGTAGCAGAACGAGAGGTTGCCGCGGCTCGAGCAGCTGCCCCAGCGGGTAGTGCGCTCGCCGACGATCACCTTGCCGGGACTGAAGCCGTGGGCAGCCGACAGGTCGCGTACCCGCGCCTTGAGATGGGTGCGCGCCAGCTTGCGCAACCAGAGCTCCAGGGCCGGGCGGGGGTCCAGCCTGTCCTCGGGCGCCAGCCTCACGCGCAGGGAACCGTTCTCGGCGCTCACCCGGCCGCGGCGGCGGGATCCATCGAGGGCTTCGAGCCGCAACGCGCACGGCTCGCCGAAGACGAGTACGCGGTGGCCGGTGGTCAGTTCGCGCACGGCAGGGCCGCGACGCACGTCGTACTGGTCGACCTGGCGGTCGATCCAGTCGGCGTGCTCGTCCAGGGCGCGGTCCACGTCGGTCAGGGTCCAGCGCCAGGGCAGCACCACCTCGAGTCCCTTGTGGTGACTGACGTGCAGGCTGAGGCTGCGCGCCCGTCGGCTGCGCCGCACCTGATAGTGGACCGGCTTGTTGTGGATCAGGGCTACAGAGCGCCGCGCGGCGGTGGTCGGACTCAAGTCGGCTCCATCCGGCAAGGGTCGTCGGTCGCGGCTAGTGTAGCGTCCTGGGCGGTGGCGCGCAGCAGAAGAATGGTCCGGGGTGGGAAAAGGTGGAGGGAGTACGGGAAACCACCATTGCGCCAGCGCTCCGTCCCCGCCCGAGGACACGATGGAATATCGCGATGGAACGCTGGAGCCGGTGGTGTCGGGCGGCCCTCCCTCCATAACCGCCGACATCAGGAGTATTCCTATCTGTATTCTTGTAAATCGGCCAATTAAATGTTCTAATGGAGGCATAAGCCCGGGCAGCGCCCATGCAGACGTTGGAGGAATCGGACATGCACCTGTCGACGAGTCAGCTGGAAGCCTTCCATACCGCCGCGAAGCTCGAGAGCTTCACCAAGGCGGCCAGCCGGCTGCACCTGACCCAATCCGCGCTCTCCCAGCGGATCCGCAAGCTGGAGGACGGCCTCGAGACGTGTCTGTTCGTGCGCGCCCCCGGCGGCATCCGTCTGACCGAGGCCGGGCAGCGTCTGCTGCAGTACTGCCGCGACCGCGAAACGCTGGACACGGGTCTGGCCGGAGACCTGGGCGGGGCGGCCGAGGGCGGACTGTCCGGCGCGCTGCGCATCGCCGGGTATTCCTCGGTGATGCGCTCGGCGGTGGTTCCCGCCCTGGGGCCGCTGCTGCGCGGGAATCCGGGCGTGCATTGCGAGTTTTTCGTGCGCGAGATGGGCGAGCTGCCCGGGATGCTCAAGCGGGCCGAAGCCGAATTCGTGGTCGTCGATCGCGCGCTGGACTGGCGGGACGTGATCACGCACACGCTGGGACGGGAGGAATACGTGGCCATCGAGAGCGCCACGCACCGGACGCGCGAGGATGTCTACCTGGACCACGATCCCGAGGATCACGCCACCCACTGGTTCTTCCGCGACCAGCCGGACGTCCCCCGCTACCGCCGCTCTTACATGGGCGACGTCTACGGCATCCTCGACGGCGTGGCTCACGGTCTCGGGCGCGCGGTCATGTCGCGGCACCTGATCGGGACGGACAGCGGCGTGCGGATCCTGCCGCAGTACGAACCGTGCGCGGTGGACGTCGTCCTGCACCGTTACACCGAATGCCACGCCTCGCGGCTGCACGCGGCCGCGCTCGAAGCCTTGCAGGCCGGCTGCCCGGGTTACCTGGGCATGACGCCGGATTGAAGCGGCGACCGCGCAGGGCCTAGTCCTCGGGCGCCGGCTCGCCGACCCGCAGCAGGTGATAGCTTCCCTTTTCGGGCAGAAAGACGAACTGGAAGCCGCGCGGCACGCAGTCGGACCAGGTGTGCGGGAAGAGCGGGAAGCCGCCGTGCGCGTAGACCCAGGTCTCCGACACCGGCTCCTGCGTGAAGGTATTGCCCCGGGAGTGCCGCGCCAGCCGGTGCTGGTAGGTTCCGATCAGGGGTTCGGTGCGCGAGCCGGGGAAGCGGCCGGTCGTCTGGCCGCGTCCCGGATGCTGCACGCTCATGTCGCTCGTGGCGGACTTGTCGCCGGACATGCTCGGCGACACGCCGCCGACCGAGATGGTGTTCATGCCCTGGTAGGAATCAACGAACCCCTTGAAATCCGTCCACTTGTCCTGATGCGGATCCGTGCGCAGGGATTCGTTGGAAGGATCCCGCTCGAAGACGACGCGCGACGGCGTGCCCAGGCGCAGGTAGACCTCGGCGCGCGGATCCAGCGAGCCGTCCAGGCTGAAGCCGCCCAGATGCTGCCGGACGTAGCCGATGCGTTCCTGGAACTCGATCCAGGCCTCGTTCTGCGGCGTGTCGGGCTCGGGATCGAGCGGCGCCCAGAAGGCGTCGAGCATGTCCGTGCGGCCGACCGGGTCGGCGCCCCCGAAGGCGGCCACCGCGTCCGGCGGCAGCAACAGGCGGGCGACGGCCAGCTCCTCGTCGCCGCGGCGGCGCGGCACGCTCATGCTCCACACGACGTCGAACTCCGTCACCCAGGGCCGGCCCTTGCCGTCCAGCGGCGCGCAGCTCAGCAGGTAGGCGCCGGGCGGCAGCGATTCCACGTCGATCTCGTGGAAGACCATGACCGGCCGGCCCAGGCCCAGGTTGGTCCGCTGCGTGTCGTCGAAGGCGAGCGTATCGGTGACGGAAAAACGAAGTTCCCGGGAGACGACCTGTACCAGCAGGCCGTCGTGCGTGAGCACGTCGGCCCGGTTCTCGTCGGGCGGATAGACCTCGTAGGCGAACTGCAGGAATCTCTGCCGCAGTCCGTACAGACGTCCCAGGTGCAGGTGCTCCAGCATGGCGGCGCGCGCCTCGTCGACGTCCCGCAGGATGCTGCGACCGAAGATATCCACGTCCCGGTAGCCCCGCAGGAACAGCGGATCGCCCAGCGAGAAGCCCGCGAAGTCCGAGGGAGGTTCCGGGGCCACCCAGTAGCAATGCATCTCGCTGAAGGCATTCGGGCGATCGCGGAAGCCGCGGGCACCCCGCCGCTCCTGATGGCGGTCTACCACGCGCACGCCCAGATCGCCGCCGGGGGCGGTCACGTTCGCGAGCAGGAAGGCCAGGTTGTGGACGCGATCCTGGAAAGTGGCATCCTCGAGGGTCCGCTCGCGGATCACCACGTGCTCGTCGAGCTCGTGGAGCGAGCCATCCAGGCCCTCGAGCCGGATCGCGACGTCCAGGTCGGACTGGAAGGGCAGCTCGCGCATGGCGCGCACGAACATCAGATGGCCGCTGCGCACCTCGACCAGCACTTCCAGATCGAGCGACCCGTCGTCCTGCCAGCGGTAGGCCACGTCGACGGTGATGGGGAAGTTGCCGTAACCGGGATAGGGCCGCACCAGCGCCGCGCCCGCCGAGCCGGCCAGGAGCGCGGCGAGGGTCGCGGTGAGGAGCAGCAGAACGAGAGCGTCGGGACCGCGTCGAGCCGTCATGTGGAACACCGCCGTGTCGAGGATCGAGGACAGCATGAGACTACGACGACGGCGCGGAACGGGCAAGCCCCGGGGGATCCGGCCCCCGGGGCGTCCTGCGCTCGCTGCGGTCCCTCGAAGCTCCCCCGGCCACGGCGGCGCAACCCTGTCGTTTGCAGCAACGGGCTGATCTTTCACATCTCGCTACGCCGCTTTCCCGATTTCTCGCCATGGGCTAGACTTCCGTTCTGCACGAGGAGGACGAAAGATGAGCGACGGCAGCCGGCACATGTCCCCCGACGAGTTCCGCCGCCGCGGCCGCGAGGTGGTGGACTGGATCGCCGACTACTGGGCGCGCATCGAGAATCTGCCGGTCGCCAGCCGCGCCGCGCCCGGAGAGGTGCGTGGCAAGCTGCCCGCGGAGCCGCCGCAGCACGGCGAGCCCTTCGCGGACGTCATGCGCGACCTCGACGAGATCATCCTGCCCGGCGTGACGCACTGGCAGTCGCCCGGCTGGTTCGGCTACTTCCCCGCCAACGTCTCGGGGCCGTCGGTGCTGGGAGAGCTGCTGTCGGCCGGTCTCGGCGTCCAGGGCATGCTCTGGTCCACCAGTCCCGCCTGCACCGAGCTGGAAAGCCACGTGCTCGACTGGCTGGTCGCCATGCTCGATCTGCCCCGCGCCTTCCTGTCGGACGGCCCCGGCGGCGGCGTGATCCAGGACACGGCCTCCAGCGCCACCCTCTGCGCCCTGCTGGCCGCCCGGGAGCGGAGCGGCGGCGGCGGCGGCCGGATCATCGCCTACGGCTCGACGGAGACCCACTCCTCCCTGGAGAAGGCGGTCCGCATCGCGGGGCTCGGCACCGGCGGCCTGCGCCTGGTCGCGGTGGACGACGCGCGTGCCATGCGTCCGGACGCCCTGGCCGAGGCCATCGGCGCCGATCTCGCCGCGGGCCGGCGTCCCGTCTTCGTCTGCGCGACCCTCGGCACCACCTCGAGCCACGCCGTCGATCCGGTGCGCGCGATCGGCGAGATCTGCCGCGCGCACGGCGCCTGGCTGCACGTCGACGCCGCCCACGCCGGCACCGCCGCCCTCTGCCCCGAGTTCCGCTGGCTCAACGACGGGCTCTCGGCGGCCGACAGCTACTGCTTCAACCCGCACAAGTGGATGTTCACCAACTTCGACTGCGACTGCTTCTGGGTGGCCGACCGCCGTCCCCTGCTGGGCGCCCTGTCCATCCTGCCCGAATACCTGCGCAACGCTCCCACCGAGAGCGGAGCGGTCATCGACTACCGCGACTGGCACGTCCCGCTGGGCCGACGTTTCCGGGCGCTCAAGTTATGGTTGGTGATCCGGCACTACGGCATCGACGGGCTGCGCCATCACGTGCGCGAGCATGTGCGCCTGGCGCAGGTCTTCGCGGGGTGGGTGCGCGAGGATGCGGACTGGGAGGTGGCGGCGCCGGCGCCCCTGAACCTGGTCTGCTTCCGCCATCGCGGCGGCGACGAGGTGAACGGGCGCATCATGGAAACGGTGAACGCCGGCGGGCGCATCTTCATCACCCACACCAGGCTGGACGGGCGCCTGACCCTGCGCCTGAGCGTGGGCCAGACGCATACAGAGAAGCGGCACGTGGAGATGGCCTGGGATCTTCTGCGCGGGGCGGCGGGAGGATAGCGGGGACGCCGCGGCGCCCCTGCCTGCCGGTCGTCTACCAGGCCTCGCGCCGGTAATAGCACAATCCCGCCAGGATGTAGCAGGTGGCGCCGACCAGGAACGCGGCGTTGAAGCCCTGCGTGATCGCCACCAGGATCACCAGCGCCGAGCCCAGCACCGAGCCCACGCCGTTGACGGCCAGGCCCCAGTCCACCAGCGCGCCCACGCGCCGGGCGGCGCTCGGGAACGGCACACCCATCGTCAGGCCGAAGGGAGCGGTCAGCAGGATCGCCACGACGATCCGTCCGCCGCGGGGCAGCCCGCCCGCCGCGCCGATCAGCGACGACGCGAACTTGCCGAAGAGCAGCAGCAGGGCGATCAGCACCAGGATGGCCCGCAGCGGACGGATGCGGGGCGCCAGCGCGCTGCCCGCGCCAGAGGCGATCAGCAACGTCGTCAACACCGTGACGATGGCCGCCAGCGGCAGACCAACCAGCAGGGTGAGCTGCTGGATCAGCACCACCTCGACGGCCATGAACCCGAACCCGATTAGGAAGAAGAAGAGCCAGGGCAACGGTCTCAGACGCGGCCCGCGCCTGAGCAGCGGCAAGAGCGTCAGCGGCAGGCCGATCACGGCCACCACACCGGCGATCAGCACGATCAGCAGCTTGGCCAGAGG from bacterium encodes the following:
- a CDS encoding M48 family metallopeptidase, whose translation is MSPTTAARRSVALIHNKPVHYQVRRSRRARSLSLHVSHHKGLEVVLPWRWTLTDVDRALDEHADWIDRQVDQYDVRRGPAVRELTTGHRVLVFGEPCALRLEALDGSRRRGRVSAENGSLRVRLAPEDRLDPRPALELWLRKLARTHLKARVRDLSAAHGFSPGKVIVGERTTRWGSCSSRGNLSFCYRLVMAPPAVIDAVVCHELCHLTHLNHGPRFHALQDRTCPDHRRLMAWLREHHDEMVI
- a CDS encoding GWxTD domain-containing protein; translated protein: MTARRGPDALVLLLLTATLAALLAGSAGAALVRPYPGYGNFPITVDVAYRWQDDGSLDLEVLVEVRSGHLMFVRAMRELPFQSDLDVAIRLEGLDGSLHELDEHVVIRERTLEDATFQDRVHNLAFLLANVTAPGGDLGVRVVDRHQERRGARGFRDRPNAFSEMHCYWVAPEPPSDFAGFSLGDPLFLRGYRDVDIFGRSILRDVDEARAAMLEHLHLGRLYGLRQRFLQFAYEVYPPDENRADVLTHDGLLVQVVSRELRFSVTDTLAFDDTQRTNLGLGRPVMVFHEIDVESLPPGAYLLSCAPLDGKGRPWVTEFDVVWSMSVPRRRGDEELAVARLLLPPDAVAAFGGADPVGRTDMLDAFWAPLDPEPDTPQNEAWIEFQERIGYVRQHLGGFSLDGSLDPRAEVYLRLGTPSRVVFERDPSNESLRTDPHQDKWTDFKGFVDSYQGMNTISVGGVSPSMSGDKSATSDMSVQHPGRGQTTGRFPGSRTEPLIGTYQHRLARHSRGNTFTQEPVSETWVYAHGGFPLFPHTWSDCVPRGFQFVFLPEKGSYHLLRVGEPAPED
- a CDS encoding aminotransferase class V-fold PLP-dependent enzyme; translation: MSPDEFRRRGREVVDWIADYWARIENLPVASRAAPGEVRGKLPAEPPQHGEPFADVMRDLDEIILPGVTHWQSPGWFGYFPANVSGPSVLGELLSAGLGVQGMLWSTSPACTELESHVLDWLVAMLDLPRAFLSDGPGGGVIQDTASSATLCALLAARERSGGGGGRIIAYGSTETHSSLEKAVRIAGLGTGGLRLVAVDDARAMRPDALAEAIGADLAAGRRPVFVCATLGTTSSHAVDPVRAIGEICRAHGAWLHVDAAHAGTAALCPEFRWLNDGLSAADSYCFNPHKWMFTNFDCDCFWVADRRPLLGALSILPEYLRNAPTESGAVIDYRDWHVPLGRRFRALKLWLVIRHYGIDGLRHHVREHVRLAQVFAGWVREDADWEVAAPAPLNLVCFRHRGGDEVNGRIMETVNAGGRIFITHTRLDGRLTLRLSVGQTHTEKRHVEMAWDLLRGAAGG
- a CDS encoding LysR family transcriptional regulator; this encodes MHLSTSQLEAFHTAAKLESFTKAASRLHLTQSALSQRIRKLEDGLETCLFVRAPGGIRLTEAGQRLLQYCRDRETLDTGLAGDLGGAAEGGLSGALRIAGYSSVMRSAVVPALGPLLRGNPGVHCEFFVREMGELPGMLKRAEAEFVVVDRALDWRDVITHTLGREEYVAIESATHRTREDVYLDHDPEDHATHWFFRDQPDVPRYRRSYMGDVYGILDGVAHGLGRAVMSRHLIGTDSGVRILPQYEPCAVDVVLHRYTECHASRLHAAALEALQAGCPGYLGMTPD